One window of Acipenser ruthenus chromosome 52, fAciRut3.2 maternal haplotype, whole genome shotgun sequence genomic DNA carries:
- the LOC131722949 gene encoding tripartite motif-containing protein 16-like translates to MEEGAEMREQENGGGGCSRDHGGETKNSCQLTLDLNTAHRNLCLSEGNRKVTRRGETQRCCDNPKRFDSRSQVLCREGLSGIRCYWEIECSGRGADIGVTYKGISRKGVDHSSLLGCNDKSWSLSCSDSSYTAWHNNNQIAITAPRSPRIGVYLDFNAGTLSFYGVSDTMTLLHRFQTTFTEPLYPGFFVYSKSTVTICQLN, encoded by the exons CAGGAAAATGGAGGAGGGGGATGCAGCAGGGATCATGGAGGAGAGACAAAGA attcctgtcagctcacactggacctcAACACAGCACatagaaacctctgtctgtctgaagggaacagaaaggtgacacggaGGGGAGAGACCCAGCGATGTTGTGATAACCCGAAGAGATTTGACAGCCGatcccaagtgctttgcagagagggtttgtctgggattcgctgttactgggagattgagtgcagtgggagaggggctgatataggagtcacatataaaggaatcagcaggaaaggagttGATCATTCCAGTCTCCTTGGatgcaatgacaagtcctggagtttgtcctgctctgattccagttacactgcttggcacaataacaatcaaattgcaataactgccccccgctcccccagaataggagtgtatctggactttaatgccgggactctgtcattttatggcgtttctgacacaatgaccctcctgcacagattccaaaccacattcactgagccgctctatcctgggtttttcGTTTATTCTAAAtccactgtaacaatctgccaatTGAACTAG